From a region of the Paenibacillus lutimineralis genome:
- a CDS encoding ECF transporter S component, whose product MTKQMNHSSGNGVFKAFTTIEIVLMAMLAAANGVMTTFLSPLNQALNGLGGPIATSTITGLYMIYGLLAYYIIRKPGTAVITYGIGAVVQSFMGSAYGIASCFVAAACYMVIAELVFAAFRYKKWNLPVLMLAGGAMVPIWFFFAARMFGYMAWGTDVLFIALGVRILSGIVMCGMLAKLLGDVLNRSGLLRRFAVSSGRRANQ is encoded by the coding sequence ATGACGAAACAAATGAATCATTCTTCAGGTAATGGAGTATTCAAAGCATTTACAACGATTGAAATTGTACTTATGGCGATGTTGGCGGCAGCTAACGGGGTGATGACGACTTTCCTGTCACCGCTTAACCAGGCCTTAAATGGACTGGGAGGACCGATAGCGACGTCTACAATTACAGGATTATATATGATTTATGGCCTGCTTGCTTATTACATCATTCGCAAACCGGGAACGGCGGTCATTACCTATGGTATTGGAGCGGTCGTTCAGTCCTTCATGGGATCGGCATATGGTATCGCTTCCTGCTTCGTAGCTGCAGCATGTTATATGGTGATTGCCGAGCTCGTATTCGCAGCGTTTCGGTATAAGAAATGGAATCTGCCTGTACTTATGCTGGCAGGGGGAGCTATGGTTCCAATCTGGTTCTTCTTCGCGGCTAGGATGTTCGGCTATATGGCATGGGGAACGGACGTGCTATTCATTGCCCTTGGAGTTCGTATTCTGAGCGGCATCGTGATGTGTGGGATGCTGGCCAAGCTGCTGGGCGATGTACTGAACCGTAGCGGTCTGTTGCGACGGTTCGCTGTTAGCAGTGGAAGAAGAGCAAATCAATGA
- a CDS encoding ABC transporter ATP-binding protein, whose translation MNSPAEALTYPLELRDVTYAYTEDAKPVLREISFLVEPGEWVHVTGDSGSGKSTLAQLLCGYLPRTGGGFRSGKLSVNEVDPAEEGAIREVAERIGVVFQDPDAQLVQGRVEDEVAFGPENMCCDLSEIERRVVESLAEVDLSDYRMANVHNLSGGQRQRAAIAAVLSMETPILVLDEPAASLDAAAKERLLLLLDKLQGQGRTIVTLSGRIDEFAAAAGRLIVLEHGNIILDGPSEHLLEQKRMSLVKLGLLPDRIQIGLGGDTSSTLEAEAEAEVHFPIAPSIKPLLEIKDLSYAYDLNKGNVLKNISLSLNAGEWKLLCGENGSGKTTLSRLFMGLLDPPKGKVWWQEQDIARLSLPEIAQDIGYVFQQPEHQFVANTVLEELLFGPRAVQGLGPRERTPEPMLEQAKALLAIAGLQGREHISPYMLSGGEKRLLSVAAAMIVPKKLYILDEPTAGIDLHGAAKLGALCREAVAFGAALVMITHEPELFAGEKASIWRMNQGSLKTGDSLFRN comes from the coding sequence ATGAATTCTCCTGCAGAAGCATTGACTTACCCGCTTGAACTGCGTGATGTCACCTATGCCTATACGGAGGATGCCAAGCCGGTACTGCGAGAGATTTCGTTCCTTGTGGAACCTGGAGAATGGGTACATGTAACAGGAGACAGCGGCAGCGGCAAGTCTACTTTGGCGCAGTTGCTCTGCGGATATTTGCCCCGAACTGGAGGAGGATTCCGCAGCGGAAAGTTATCTGTAAATGAAGTAGATCCGGCGGAAGAAGGGGCAATACGTGAGGTTGCCGAGCGAATCGGTGTCGTATTCCAGGATCCGGATGCCCAGCTAGTACAAGGGCGCGTAGAAGATGAAGTCGCCTTCGGGCCGGAAAATATGTGTTGTGACCTATCTGAAATAGAACGCAGGGTTGTGGAGTCACTGGCTGAGGTTGATCTTAGCGATTATCGCATGGCTAACGTGCATAATTTATCTGGAGGCCAGCGTCAACGTGCAGCCATCGCCGCCGTGCTGTCCATGGAGACGCCCATTCTCGTTCTTGATGAGCCTGCGGCAAGTCTGGATGCTGCTGCGAAGGAACGTCTGCTCCTGCTGCTGGACAAGCTGCAGGGGCAAGGCCGTACCATCGTGACCCTTAGCGGAAGGATCGATGAATTCGCAGCAGCGGCAGGAAGACTGATCGTGCTGGAGCACGGGAACATCATCCTGGATGGGCCGAGCGAGCACTTGCTTGAGCAGAAGAGAATGAGTCTAGTCAAGCTGGGCCTCCTGCCTGATCGGATACAGATTGGGCTTGGGGGAGATACCTCGTCAACACTAGAGGCTGAAGCTGAGGCTGAGGTTCATTTCCCAATCGCCCCTTCCATTAAGCCACTATTGGAGATCAAAGATCTGTCCTATGCCTATGATCTGAACAAGGGGAATGTTTTGAAGAATATTAGTCTGTCTCTGAACGCAGGGGAGTGGAAGCTCTTATGCGGTGAGAACGGATCGGGCAAGACGACATTGTCGCGCCTATTCATGGGCCTGCTTGATCCACCAAAAGGGAAAGTGTGGTGGCAGGAACAGGATATCGCTCGCTTATCCTTACCGGAGATTGCGCAGGATATCGGTTATGTCTTTCAACAGCCAGAGCATCAGTTCGTGGCTAATACGGTGCTTGAAGAACTTCTCTTCGGTCCTCGCGCGGTTCAAGGACTCGGTCCTCGCGAACGGACACCGGAGCCGATGCTGGAGCAGGCCAAGGCGCTGCTTGCCATTGCAGGACTTCAAGGCAGGGAGCATATATCCCCTTATATGCTTAGCGGGGGAGAGAAGCGGCTGCTAAGTGTAGCCGCAGCAATGATCGTGCCTAAGAAGCTGTATATTCTCGATGAGCCGACAGCAGGTATAGATTTACACGGTGCGGCCAAGCTGGGCGCTCTGTGCCGGGAGGCCGTCGCCTTTGGAGCGGCACTGGTCATGATTACCCACGAGCCGGAATTGTTCGCAGGGGAGAAGGCATCTATTTGGCGAATGAACCAGGGAAGTCTAAAGACGGGAGACTCATTATTTCGTAACTAG
- a CDS encoding MDR family MFS transporter: MSATLKRNYILAGLLLSTFLAAIEGTVIGPAGPRIVGDIGGVELLSWVFTAYLLTMSVATPIFGKISDLYGRKLVFIIGSVLFLAGSMLSGFASGMEQLIIFRAIQGIGAGGLLPVTFTIIGDIYSIEERAKVQGMISSVWGISSLVGPLLGGYVVDSLDWRWIFYFNLPFGLISLFMIIRYFKEEVKRRDVKIDYAGAITFTIGVTALLFGLATGGQQWEWNSPLLLGIFAVSVISLVIFFIVEQKVEEPLLPLKLFKIKDIAYSNIASVLGSALLIGLTSYLPLYVQGVLGKNATISGLVLAPMSIGWMLGSVLGSRWIISRGIRSTSLIGMLIIAAGAVGLAFVHEGSPMFMMLIFNALYGIGFGFSFTVFTIIAQSSVGYSLRGASTALNSFVKSIGQTIGVAVFGVLINLQIAARTAKGTSTGAEVTQEDINNLLSPEKVHLLPQQLWSELKHVLGDSLHILFIVMAVISVIGVFSVLGLRNQAPEAKEE, translated from the coding sequence GTGAGCGCAACATTAAAACGCAATTATATATTAGCCGGGCTGTTATTATCTACATTTCTGGCTGCGATTGAAGGGACAGTCATCGGTCCAGCAGGGCCGAGAATCGTCGGAGATATTGGTGGTGTGGAACTGCTGAGCTGGGTATTTACCGCTTATTTGCTGACGATGTCGGTAGCGACCCCGATCTTTGGGAAAATCAGTGATTTATATGGGCGTAAGCTCGTATTTATAATCGGATCGGTTCTGTTTCTGGCGGGATCGATGCTGTCCGGCTTTGCTTCAGGCATGGAGCAACTCATTATTTTCCGGGCGATTCAAGGGATCGGCGCTGGTGGTCTGCTTCCGGTTACCTTTACCATCATCGGGGATATCTATTCTATAGAGGAGCGTGCTAAGGTTCAGGGGATGATCAGCTCGGTCTGGGGCATCTCGTCGCTCGTTGGTCCGCTGCTCGGAGGATATGTCGTAGATTCTCTGGATTGGCGCTGGATCTTTTATTTTAATCTGCCATTCGGTCTGATCTCTTTATTTATGATCATTCGCTATTTCAAAGAAGAGGTCAAGAGACGGGATGTGAAGATCGACTATGCCGGAGCGATTACCTTTACCATTGGGGTAACTGCGCTGCTGTTCGGTCTGGCGACCGGGGGACAGCAATGGGAGTGGAACTCGCCGCTCTTGCTCGGTATTTTTGCGGTATCGGTTATATCGCTTGTCATTTTCTTTATTGTGGAGCAAAAAGTGGAGGAGCCGCTGCTTCCGCTCAAGCTGTTTAAGATCAAGGATATTGCTTACTCCAACATCGCGAGTGTGCTCGGAAGTGCTCTGTTAATTGGCTTGACTTCTTATCTGCCGCTCTATGTACAAGGCGTGCTTGGCAAGAATGCTACAATCTCCGGGCTTGTGCTCGCGCCGATGTCGATCGGCTGGATGCTCGGTTCGGTGCTGGGCAGCCGTTGGATCATTAGCCGAGGAATACGCAGCACTTCGTTAATCGGTATGCTGATTATTGCTGCTGGTGCCGTCGGTTTAGCCTTTGTTCACGAAGGATCACCCATGTTTATGATGTTAATATTTAATGCACTGTATGGAATAGGTTTCGGCTTTTCTTTTACTGTATTTACAATCATCGCGCAGTCCTCGGTAGGTTACAGCCTGCGGGGAGCGTCAACCGCTCTGAATTCATTTGTAAAATCGATCGGGCAGACGATTGGCGTTGCTGTATTTGGCGTATTGATCAATTTGCAAATTGCCGCACGAACGGCCAAAGGTACATCCACGGGAGCAGAGGTCACGCAGGAGGATATTAACAATTTGCTCTCGCCGGAGAAGGTCCATCTTCTGCCGCAGCAATTATGGAGCGAACTGAAGCATGTATTGGGCGATAGTCTGCATATTCTGTTCATTGTGATGGCCGTTATCTCCGTTATTGGCGTCTTCTCCGTCCTGGGACTTCGCAACCAGGCGCCGGAAGCTAAGGAGGAATAA
- a CDS encoding MarR family winged helix-turn-helix transcriptional regulator: protein MLKTEERGTDLSLHLYRVFSKSFKSVNEHAVTGSKIQGFNPTAFAVMEVLYYKGPQPIQQIGAKLLLQSGNVTYVIDKLESAGYLHRSPCPRDRRVIFAELTPLGKELMDRLYPDFSDRIDHALSGLSEEEKQTMIELLKKMGREAEKLAPLARK, encoded by the coding sequence ATGTTGAAAACTGAGGAACGCGGGACCGATTTGTCACTGCATCTTTATCGCGTATTTTCGAAGTCCTTCAAGAGCGTCAACGAGCATGCCGTAACAGGAAGCAAAATTCAGGGCTTTAACCCTACTGCATTCGCTGTTATGGAAGTCCTCTATTACAAAGGCCCGCAACCGATCCAACAAATAGGTGCCAAACTGCTGCTCCAAAGCGGCAATGTTACTTATGTCATCGATAAACTGGAATCTGCCGGATATTTGCACCGGAGCCCTTGCCCGCGGGATCGTCGCGTAATTTTTGCCGAGTTGACTCCTTTGGGTAAAGAGCTGATGGATCGGTTGTACCCTGACTTCTCTGATCGAATCGACCATGCGCTAAGCGGTCTGAGCGAGGAAGAGAAACAGACCATGATTGAATTGTTGAAGAAAATGGGGCGTGAAGCGGAGAAATTAGCTCCTTTGGCACGTAAATAA
- a CDS encoding MFS transporter, which translates to MSSLDLIKNPSSVGDQSHPGGGWCIALSGVGTLLAAGLNGLSSKLSISPLLKMGVGGMLLGIVFVIAGAFAIFGTFNQFGIIVMLVLFVLAGLGAGMAFIPFQVMLQQRTPEALIGRVFGTVTSVTSTAALIGPVVGGYLVTTFGPQIAFIISGSLVALIGCVLLGFKSAILKRDGVDQSTEVLARNNIVLEEMK; encoded by the coding sequence TTGTCCTCCCTGGACCTGATCAAAAATCCTTCCTCAGTTGGCGATCAATCTCATCCTGGAGGCGGATGGTGTATCGCGCTTAGCGGGGTCGGTACCTTGCTGGCTGCGGGATTGAATGGACTCTCCTCGAAGCTTTCCATTTCTCCCCTGCTGAAGATGGGAGTTGGCGGGATGCTACTGGGTATTGTATTCGTTATTGCCGGAGCGTTCGCAATATTCGGAACCTTTAATCAATTCGGCATCATCGTCATGCTGGTTCTATTCGTGCTTGCCGGGCTTGGTGCAGGAATGGCGTTCATTCCATTTCAGGTCATGCTGCAGCAGCGTACCCCGGAGGCACTGATTGGAAGAGTGTTCGGAACGGTGACGAGCGTGACTTCAACAGCAGCGTTGATCGGTCCGGTTGTAGGAGGTTATCTGGTCACGACGTTCGGTCCGCAGATTGCTTTTATCATATCCGGCAGCTTGGTCGCTCTGATTGGTTGTGTTCTGCTCGGATTCAAATCAGCAATATTGAAGCGGGATGGAGTCGATCAAAGCACGGAAGTGCTGGCTAGGAACAACATTGTGTTGGAGGAAATGAAGTAA